One window from the genome of Malus domestica chromosome 01, GDT2T_hap1 encodes:
- the LOC139197327 gene encoding uncharacterized protein yields MSGPSDRRFDLNLGEETATPSPDNIWRPSFISPTGPLTVGDSVMKNDMTAAVVARNLLTPKDNRLLSKRSDELAVKDSLALSVQCAGSVSNMAQRLFARTRQVESLAAEVMSLKQEIRGLKHENKQLHRLAHDYATNMKRKLDQMKESDGKVLLDHQRFVGLFQRHLLPSSSGAVPGNEASNDEPPMPPPSGVLSSTEAPDNHPPVLSLSGALPTAETSPKQPL; encoded by the coding sequence atgtctggaccctccgaccgtcgttttgacttgaaccttggagaagagacagccacgccttctccagacaacatatggcgcccatccttcatatcccctactggtcctcttaccgttggggattctgtgatgaagaatgatatgaccgctgcagtggtggccaggaaccttctcactcccaaagataacagactactttccaaacggtctgatgagttggctgttaaggactctctggctcttagtgttcagtgtgcaggttctgtgtctaatatggcccaacgcctatttgctagaacccgccaagttgaatcattggctgctgaagtgatgagtctcaaacaggagattagagggctcaagcatgagaataagcagttgcaccggctcgcccatgactatgctacaaacatgaagaggaagcttgaccagatgaaggaatctgatggtaaggttttacttgatcatcagcggtttgtgggtttgttccaaaggcatttattgccttcgtcctctggggctgtacctggtaatgaagcttcaaatgatgaacctccaatgcctcctccttctggggttttgtcaagtactgaggctccggataaccaccctccggtgctttctctttctggggctctaccgactgctgagacttcccctaagcaacctttgtga